The Vibrio rhizosphaerae genome contains the following window.
AACGATAAATCGCAACTTTGTCAGCACACGCACTTCCTGCTACGATGCGGTCACAGCCTTCTCTAATTTGAGGAATCATATGATCATTACGCTTTATGGCATCCCCAACTGCGATACAATCAAAAAAGCACGCCGGTGGTTAGATGCTGAAAATATCGAATATCGTTTTCATGATTTTCGTAAAGATGGCATCCACGCTGAGCTGGTTGAGGAATTTTGTCAGCATTTAGGATGGGACAATGTTGTCAATAAACGGGGCACAACCTACAGACAACTGACGCAAGCACAAAAAGACGGCTTGAGCAGTACAACCGTGATTCCCCTGTTAGTTGAGTATCCGGCGATGATTAAACGGCCGGTTTTGGTGGTAGACAAAACTTTCCACCTTGGTTTTTCTCCTGAACAATACTCTGAGATATTTGCATAGAAAGGAACAAATGGATGAGCGACAGTCCGGTACTCGCCCTTGCTAAAGAATTAATTAGTCGTCGTTCGGTTACACCGGAAGACGCAGGATGCCAAGACTTAATGATAGAACGGCTCAAAGCGCTTGGCTTTGACGTTGAAATCATGGTTTTTGAAGATACCACTAACTTCTGGGCACGACGCGGCACGCAAGCACCGCTATTTGCCTTTGCCGGTCATACGGATGTAGTGCCGGCCGGAAAAGCAGAATTATGGCACACGCCCCCGTTTGAACCGACGATCATCGATGACTATCTGCATGGGCGTGGCGCAGCCGATATGAAAGGGTCTCTCGCCTGTATGATCGTTGCCGTTGAACGCTTTATTGCAGCAAATCCGGATCATCAAGGTTCGATCGCATTTCTGATTACGTCTGATGAAGAAGGGCCATTCATTAATGGGACAACCCGAGTGGTCGACACCTTGATGGCCCGTGATGAAATCATTGATATGTGTATTGTTGGGGAACCTTCCAGCACGCATTCAGTGGGTGATGTGGTCAAAAATGGGCGCCGGGGCTCCCTGACGGGTGATCTGGTTGTGAAAGGGATTCAAGGTCATGTCGCCTATCCTCATTTAGCCAATAATCCGGTTCATCAGGCATTACCCGCATTAACCGAACTCGCCGCGATTCAATGGGATGAAGGAAATGCATTTTTCCCGCCGACAAGCTTTCAGATTCCCAATTTACAAGCGGGAACCGGTGCCTCTAATGTGATTCCGGGTGAATTCCATGTCCAGTTTAACTTCCGTTACAGTACCGAACTGACAGCAGAAGAAATTCAGCGTCGCGTTCATTCCACCTTTGATGCGCATGGTCTGGATTATGATCTGCAATGGACCTTGAATGGCAAACCGTTTTTAACGGATGCCGGTAGCCTTGTGGAAGCCGTCACCCAGTCGGTCAGTCAGGTGAACCATAAAGAACCTGCATTACTCACCACCGGCGGAACATCCGACGGCCGGTTCATCGCTCAGATGGGTGCTCAGGTGGTTGAACTCGGCCCGGTCAATGCAACCATCCACAAAGTTAATGAATGTGTCAGTATTCCCGATCTTGAGAAACTGACAGATATGTATCAACACATATTGAACAACTTATTGGCCCGATAATATGACCCCTGAGCAATTAACCGGAAAAAGTGAGCAACACCTGCAAACCTGCCTTGTTGATGCGAAAAACTTCCTGATCCATCAGGCCGTCGCTGAAGATTTTTTGGCCTTGAAAGAAGCTGCAAACCAAGCCGGGTTCCATTTGCAGATTGCCAGCGGATTCCGTGATTTCCAGAGACAACTGTCGATCTGGAATCTCAAATTCTCAGGAGAACGCCCACTGCTCGACTCACAGAGTCGGCCGCTCGATACGTCACATATGCCAGAGCGAGAAAAAGTTCTGGCTATTTTACGCTGGTCAGCGCTGCCCGGAGCCAGTCGGCATCATTGGGGGACCGACTTTGATGTGTATGATAAAAATGCGCTCCCTGAAAATGAAGCGCTACGTTTGGAGCCGTGGGAATATCAATCCGGTCATCAGGCGCAATTTTCAGCATGGTTAACCAAACATCTTCCCCGGTTCGGTTTTTTTCTACCATATCAGCGGGATCGGGGCGGTGTGTCAATCGAGCCCTGGCATATCAGTCATCACCGGGTTGCAACACAATGTCTGAATCAGATGTCACCTGAGATCATTCTTGATGCACTGGCTGATGAACCGATTGCAGGTAAAAACACGATTCACAACATGCTCAATACTATCTACACTCAATTTGTCATCAACATCGAGCAAAGCGGTGCATAAATATGGATTTCCTGACATCACCCTGGTTCATCATTACCGTCGTCATTAGTATCATTGTCGGCAACGTTGCGGCTCTAAAATACCTGACGCCCAAAAATCTCGACCAGTTGAAAAAGAAACAGGGAAATGATCTGGATCGGTTGATTGAGTTAGATAAAAAGCATCAACAAGAGATCAAAAAAAGGGATGATTAATCATCCCTTTTTAAACTAAATCACCACTCAGTATGCGTTTTGAAACTTAGTGTGCTTTTTTAAACTTAGTGTGCTTTTTTAAATAATGCCGATAGCGCGGCAGAAAACTCTTTCAGTTTCTCTTCAGCAACCGGTTTGTCATTCTTGCCGGTGATATTAATCGACGTTCGGTTCCCCAAATCTCCCAGCAATAACGTATATGTGCCATTGTCCAGAGAAACAGGTGCAACGCCAAGCGCTTGCCAGACTTCATCATCCGGTTGACTGTACTTCACTTTTACCGTCCCCTGAGACCGGTTGCGTTCTTCAACCCCAAAGCCAATTTTAACCAAAACATCCGGTAATCGTTGCCACATATTGTCATAAGGTGTTCTGGCAATCACCACCGGTAGACCACTGCGATCAGCCCCCATGGCAACAGCAATCTGTTGCGCCATTTGCCGAGACTTTCTCGCGGCTTCTTCCTGAGCCTGATGATCATATTTCATCGTGATCGCATTGGCCATCATCACCGTATAACGGTTCTGAAGGTAAATCGCTTTTTCTGCTGAATCAGGACTCTGCTGCATATCCAGCAATGATACCTGTATACCGTACTGCTTTCCTTGTTGTACACGCGTGTAGCGATATCTCGCTTTTACTGGTGCAACTTCGTCCTCAGCAACCCATGATATCCAAGCGGTATCAATCTGATCCGCGCGATGTTGTGACAAAGCGACCTGATGCTGCTCTAAATACTGTGCAATGACATCCCAGATTTGATCCGCAAGTTGCGGTTTTACCGTCCAAAACGTCACCTCATGTTGACTATTGTCGATCCGAACTCCCGGGATCAACGCCAACACCGATTGAGGCGGTCGAATATCAACCTGCTCACCCAATCCACCTTGATATTTTCCTTCAGGAATATCGTAATTGTGGTACAGCTGTAATTCAGCATCCTGAGGCATTTTCCACGCCGTGGATAATTTTGCGTCTAAATAATTAAAGTCGCCCTCTGCCGCTTGTCGTGTCAACGCACTATCAGAACATCCGGACATCAAGAATACAGCCAGTGAACTACAAACCAGCTGGTTGAAAAATTTCATCCACACTCCTACACGAAAAACCAAAGCCCGGCTTCGTACAACGATTCTCTTACAACGATTGCCAGCCGATCATTCAGTCACAGCAATCAAACCGCAAGAATACACACCCAAAAATTTTGCCAAACCGAAAAAACGATCGGTCTGGCAATCGACGTTTGTCTAGAAACTGATGTTTATCTGGAAAACTATAGCAATCCGGCAGAATTCAATGCCTGTAACACCAATGGTTGCTTGGCTTCAGATAATTCTGTCATCGGTAGACGCAACAAACCACCATCAATCAATCCCATCTTATGAGCGGCCCACTTCACTGGGATCGGGCTCGACTCAACAAACAGGTTTTTATGTAAAGCCATTAACTTTTCATTCAACGCTGCTGCCGCATCGAACTGTCCGTCTAAGGCAAGATGAACCATTTGCGCCATCGCTGCTGCCGCAAGATTATTCGTTACGGAAATAACCCCATGACCACCTAACTTGATGAACTCAAAGCCTGTCGCATCATCACCGCTCAGTAAGACAAAGTCTTCTCCGCAAAGTTCACGATGTTTCGCAACCCGGCTTAAATCGCCCGTTGCATCTTTAATCCCAACAATATTTTTAACTTCCGCCAAACGCGCAACCGTCTCTGGCTGCATATCAACCGCGGTACGGCTCGGTACGTTATACAGAATAACGGGAATATCGGTCTCTTCAGCAATGGCTTTATAGTGGAGGAACAAACCTTCTTGAGTAGGCTTGTTGTAATAAGGGGTCACGCTCAGGAATCCCGAAATACCAGTGTTACACAGCAGACGGCTAAATGTCAGAGACTCATGTGTAGCGTTGGCTCCGGTTCCGGCAATGACAGGAATACGCCCTTCGGCATACTCAACCGTCTTAGATACAACTTTAACATGCTCTTCAATAGTCAGTGTTGAAGATTCTCCAGTGGTGCCAACAGATACAATCGCATCAGTTCCCGCATCTACATGAAAATCGACCAATTTTTTGAGACTTCCGTAGTCTACTTCGCCATCGCTGTCAAAAGGGGTAATTAGTGCGACTATACTTCCAGAAAACATGTCTTTCTCCATAAGTTGAATCTCACTGCATGGTACTGTAAGGATACTGAGAAACACAAGTGAATAAGTTCTCTTATTTGAGTAAAATAAGAGAATCTATCCAAATGATTTATCGATGTTGTTTGTTGATGTTGCCGGGAACATTTCTCCGGATGAACCGAATCTCAGTTTTCCCCCTCAGTCTGACTTGAGTCTCCATAGTTCTCAGGGTATAAGATCCCGAGAATATTGATGAAAAACGTATAAGCTGACAAAAGGAAATATCATGAATCCACTTCAGGTTGGTACACCTTCACCACACTTTTCACTGCCGGATCAAGACGGAAATCCTGTAAACCTGACTGATTTCAAAGGCAAAAAAGTCCTGCTTTATTTTTATCCGAAAGCCATGACGCCCGGCTGTACCGTTCAGGCGCAAGGGCTGCGCGATATCAAAGCAGAACTGGATGAGAAAAATGTCGTTGTGCTGGGCGTGAGTACCGACCCGGTCAAGCGTTTAGGCAAATTCATCGAAAGAGATAACCTGAACTTCACTCTGCTGTCGGATGAAGATCACCAGCTCGCCGAAGCTTTTGGGGTCTGGGGAGAGAAAAAGTTTATGGGCAAAGTCTACGATGGTCTGCACCGTATCAGCTTCTTAATCAATGAATCCGGTGATATTGAGCATGTATTTAACAAGTTCAAGACCAAAGATCATCATGAAGTTGTTCTGGATTATCTAAACAGCAAATAACCACTCAGCACCTATCACTTCCTGACGCGGATGCAGGCATACAGCTTGCGTCCAGTCGACCAGAACCATCATCAGAGCACGTGAAAAACCATTCACGTGCTCATGACCAGCGGCGGTTGTTAATGGTTATGCCTTGGCAGCGTTTCAGATAACCGATAGAACTTCACTGCGCTCTCAAATACCGCACCTTCATCGATTTGACTGACCGACTGGCGATAAATTTCTTGCCATGGGGTTTGACTCTTTGGCACTGGCGGTAAGGTTCGAGAGGCCTTTCTTTGCTGCCACTCTTGCGCTGACAACAAGACATGACACAAACCACGATTGAGATCGACTTGAATCATATCCCCCGTATCCAGATAGGCTAATCCCCCGCCGGCGGCACTCTCCGGCGATGCATGCAAGATAGACGGGCTATCTGATGTCCCCGATTGTCGGCCATCTCCGAGTGTCGGCAAACTTTGGATGCCCCTAGCCAACAGATGTTTCGGCGGTCGCATATTGACTACCTCTGCAGAACCGGGCCAGCCCAACGGGCCACATCCCCGAATGACAAGGATGCATGATTCATCAATCTCCAGACTCGGGTCGTCAATTCTGCGGTGATAATCCTCCGCCCCGTCAAAGACGATCGCTCGTGCTTCGAATACCCCTTCTTTACCGGGGACTTGCAGATATTTACGTCTGAATTCATCGGTGATCACACTGGTTTTCATAATCGCGAAATCAAACAAATTACCTTTCATCACGATAAAGCCGGCATCATGCTTCAGCGGTGCAGTATACGGATAGATAACCTTTCTATTGTTGGTTTCCCGGCCTTCAAGGTTCTCTTTTACCGTTTTACCTGTCACCGTCAAAACGTCACCATTCAGTTTGCCGTGATGTAACAGTTCCCACATGACAGCGGGTACACCACCCGCTCGGTGGAATGCCTCACACAGATAGTGGCCGGAAGGCTGCACATTGGCTAGCAACGGAATCTTATGTGCGTACGTTTCCCAGTCCTCAGGGGTAATCTCGATGTGGGCATGTTTCGCCATCGCCACGAGATGCGGTTGTGCATTGGTTGAGCCCCCGAGCGCTGAATTGACCCGAATTGCATTCAAAAAAGCGTCTTTCGAGAGAATTTTCGAGGGGCGTAAATCCTGATAAGCCATTTCGACAATCTGCTTACCGGTATAGTAGGCCATTTGAGCGCGCTCGCGATAGGCTGCCGGTATTAATGCACTTCCCGGCAGCGTCAGTCCTAACGCTTCAGCCATGGCATTCATGGTCGATGCGGTTCCCATCGTATTACAATGCCCCACCGATGGTGCAGATTTCATGGCTAAATCCATGAACTGTTCTTCATTAATCTCACCGGCAGCCAGCTTTCTTCTTGACTGCCAGATAATCGTCCCTGAACCGACAAGCTGCGCCTCATGATGCCCGTCAAGCATCGGCCCACCGGAAAAGACAATCGCAGGGATATCAACCGTCGATGCAGCCATCACGGCGGAAGGCGTGGTTTTATCACATCCGGTGGTCAACACGACGGCATCCAGCGGATATCCGTACAACACCTCCACTAAAGACAAATAGGCAAGGTTGCGATCAAGAGCCGCGGTAGGACGCTTACAATTTTCGAATAATGGATGCGTGGGAAACTCTAACGGAATACCGCCCGCCTCTCGAATCCCGTCTTTAATCCGGGCTGAAAGCTCAAGCAAAACCCGGTTACATGGCGAGAGGTCACTCCCGGACTGGGCAATCCCGATAATCGGTTTGCCTGAATGAAGTTCTTCCGGGGTCAATCCTGAGTTCATAAAACGCTCAGAATATAAGGCAGCCAAATCAATGTGTTCTTCATTACAAAACCAATCCTGAGAACGAAAACGTACCGGTGGACGGTGATTATTTCGGCTCATAATTAAACTCCTCAAAATCTGCGTGGCAGCCAAATCCACTGATATCGGCACAATGGAGACCGACAAATGCACCGGTAAAGAATCCCCGCCCTTCGATGTAATCATCCGATAATCGCCACGCATCAAATATAACGGGCACGTCACACCAAGTCTGACCATCAAATGAATAGCTGTACTGATACGTCAAGCCACTGACATTGACTCGCATCCAGACGGATTCAGCCTCATTCGGTACGACAATCGGGTCATCATATAAATAGAAATGCGCGACTTGCTTATCCACTTGCATCACCCGGATGCAATTACGTTTGAGTGTTTCGTCAAATTCAATCGCAAGATACGTCCAATTGCTCGTATTGTAGTAACAACACAACCCCGCAGACTGTTGAAAGTTGCTGGCAGAGAAGATCAGCTTTGTTGATGCCACAAACTCATGATGACGCCAGCGAGTTGCGACGGTGGATTGCTCAAATAGTGAGACCAGACTATCTCGGCCACGAAGCCGCAAGTAGCCTTTTCGCTCACTCAGGCTCCCTAGCCGGTCGCTGAACGGAATCCGTAATGTTTGCCAGTGACCTTGCAGCGATTCACGGCTGAAATCATCAAATATCGCCTCGCTCTCAGCGTCACTGACTTCAGCTAAATGAGTCGCTTCAGGAATCTCCTGCTTGGCAAAGTTGCCACCGACCACTCTTGGCCAACCCTCTTGCCACTCGATGCGATCAATTGCGGTTTCCCGCCCCATGGAGCATGCCCCCCGGCCCCACTTAGCCAAACTGGGACGATCATGAAACTTGAGCGGCCGACTCACTAAGTAAGTGATATACCACGCCCCATCAGGGGTTTCGACCAAGGAGCCGTGACCGGCTTTTTGCAACGGATTATTTGGCGTATGCCATGTTGACAATAATGGGCCATGCGGAGACAGCGTATAAGGACCATCAATCTCCTTGGCTCGTGCGACGATGACATGATGCTCAAAGCTCGTTCCGCCTTCTGCGGTCAGCAGATAGAAATACCCATCTTTCTTATAAATATGGGGGGCTTCCGTGTATTTAAGCTCTGTGCCACTGAAAATAGTACGGCGCTCACTCACCAGCGACTGCGTTTCAGGGTTAAATTCCTGAATGACAATATCATTGATGGGATCACTATGATGCCTTGGCCCCCATGTGCGATACACATAGAACTTTTTACCATCATCAGCGTGGTATAGCGATGGGTCAAACCCACCATTGCCCATTGGGATAGGATCACACCACGGACCGTCGATGTGCTCCGCGGTTACAAGGTAGTTTCTGCCGTTCTTCCAGGGCGCATCAACCACTTTAACATCGGTATACAGCAGCCAGAACAGACCATCGGCATAGCTTAACGCCGGTGCCCAAATACCCCCGGAATCAGGGTTACCTTTCATGTCTAATTTGTCCACAGTATCCAGCGGCATCGCGGCGAGTTTCCAGTTTTTCAGATCTCTTGAATGAAAAATACGGACACCGGGAAACCATTCAAACGTAGATGTCGCAATATAGTAGTCATCACCCGCCCGGCAAATACAAGGATCAGGATGAAAACCTTTAATAATCGGATTATGAATCATGATAAATTCCTCACTTCACAATGGCAGGTGCTAATTCATCTTGCGTATCAGGGGGCGCTTGGGTTTGTCTTTTTTGTTCAAGAATGACGGCAATTTCATTGATTTTTTTGCTGTCAAGCTTATAAATCGACAGCATGAAATACATCCCCGCGTACAAAATAACCGGCGCGACACAGAACAAGAACCGAATCGTTTCTAATATGTTATCGGGTTGGGTACTGAGAGTGGCATCGTAGTTAACCCATGCTAAAATCCAGCCGATCAACGCTCCGCCAACCGCCAAACCGACTTTCAAGCTGAATAAATAGGTTGAAAACACCAGTCCATCTAATCGGCGACCACTGCGAACCTCTTCATAATCAATCACATCGGAGGCCATCAGCCACTGAATCGGTGTGGTTGTATTGAAGATAAATAGATAAACGATATTTAGCGCAAAGAGCATCACGGTATATTCTGTCGGTGCAAAATAAAGCGCT
Protein-coding sequences here:
- a CDS encoding ArsC family reductase: MIITLYGIPNCDTIKKARRWLDAENIEYRFHDFRKDGIHAELVEEFCQHLGWDNVVNKRGTTYRQLTQAQKDGLSSTTVIPLLVEYPAMIKRPVLVVDKTFHLGFSPEQYSEIFA
- the dapE gene encoding succinyl-diaminopimelate desuccinylase, which encodes MSDSPVLALAKELISRRSVTPEDAGCQDLMIERLKALGFDVEIMVFEDTTNFWARRGTQAPLFAFAGHTDVVPAGKAELWHTPPFEPTIIDDYLHGRGAADMKGSLACMIVAVERFIAANPDHQGSIAFLITSDEEGPFINGTTRVVDTLMARDEIIDMCIVGEPSSTHSVGDVVKNGRRGSLTGDLVVKGIQGHVAYPHLANNPVHQALPALTELAAIQWDEGNAFFPPTSFQIPNLQAGTGASNVIPGEFHVQFNFRYSTELTAEEIQRRVHSTFDAHGLDYDLQWTLNGKPFLTDAGSLVEAVTQSVSQVNHKEPALLTTGGTSDGRFIAQMGAQVVELGPVNATIHKVNECVSIPDLEKLTDMYQHILNNLLAR
- a CDS encoding M15 family metallopeptidase, with protein sequence MTPEQLTGKSEQHLQTCLVDAKNFLIHQAVAEDFLALKEAANQAGFHLQIASGFRDFQRQLSIWNLKFSGERPLLDSQSRPLDTSHMPEREKVLAILRWSALPGASRHHWGTDFDVYDKNALPENEALRLEPWEYQSGHQAQFSAWLTKHLPRFGFFLPYQRDRGGVSIEPWHISHHRVATQCLNQMSPEIILDALADEPIAGKNTIHNMLNTIYTQFVINIEQSGA
- a CDS encoding DUF2897 family protein; translation: MDFLTSPWFIITVVISIIVGNVAALKYLTPKNLDQLKKKQGNDLDRLIELDKKHQQEIKKRDD
- the bamC gene encoding outer membrane protein assembly factor BamC — encoded protein: MKFFNQLVCSSLAVFLMSGCSDSALTRQAAEGDFNYLDAKLSTAWKMPQDAELQLYHNYDIPEGKYQGGLGEQVDIRPPQSVLALIPGVRIDNSQHEVTFWTVKPQLADQIWDVIAQYLEQHQVALSQHRADQIDTAWISWVAEDEVAPVKARYRYTRVQQGKQYGIQVSLLDMQQSPDSAEKAIYLQNRYTVMMANAITMKYDHQAQEEAARKSRQMAQQIAVAMGADRSGLPVVIARTPYDNMWQRLPDVLVKIGFGVEERNRSQGTVKVKYSQPDDEVWQALGVAPVSLDNGTYTLLLGDLGNRTSINITGKNDKPVAEEKLKEFSAALSALFKKAH
- the dapA gene encoding 4-hydroxy-tetrahydrodipicolinate synthase, which produces MFSGSIVALITPFDSDGEVDYGSLKKLVDFHVDAGTDAIVSVGTTGESSTLTIEEHVKVVSKTVEYAEGRIPVIAGTGANATHESLTFSRLLCNTGISGFLSVTPYYNKPTQEGLFLHYKAIAEETDIPVILYNVPSRTAVDMQPETVARLAEVKNIVGIKDATGDLSRVAKHRELCGEDFVLLSGDDATGFEFIKLGGHGVISVTNNLAAAAMAQMVHLALDGQFDAAAALNEKLMALHKNLFVESSPIPVKWAAHKMGLIDGGLLRLPMTELSEAKQPLVLQALNSAGLL
- the bcp gene encoding thioredoxin-dependent thiol peroxidase produces the protein MNPLQVGTPSPHFSLPDQDGNPVNLTDFKGKKVLLYFYPKAMTPGCTVQAQGLRDIKAELDEKNVVVLGVSTDPVKRLGKFIERDNLNFTLLSDEDHQLAEAFGVWGEKKFMGKVYDGLHRISFLINESGDIEHVFNKFKTKDHHEVVLDYLNSK
- a CDS encoding IlvD/Edd family dehydratase, producing MSRNNHRPPVRFRSQDWFCNEEHIDLAALYSERFMNSGLTPEELHSGKPIIGIAQSGSDLSPCNRVLLELSARIKDGIREAGGIPLEFPTHPLFENCKRPTAALDRNLAYLSLVEVLYGYPLDAVVLTTGCDKTTPSAVMAASTVDIPAIVFSGGPMLDGHHEAQLVGSGTIIWQSRRKLAAGEINEEQFMDLAMKSAPSVGHCNTMGTASTMNAMAEALGLTLPGSALIPAAYRERAQMAYYTGKQIVEMAYQDLRPSKILSKDAFLNAIRVNSALGGSTNAQPHLVAMAKHAHIEITPEDWETYAHKIPLLANVQPSGHYLCEAFHRAGGVPAVMWELLHHGKLNGDVLTVTGKTVKENLEGRETNNRKVIYPYTAPLKHDAGFIVMKGNLFDFAIMKTSVITDEFRRKYLQVPGKEGVFEARAIVFDGAEDYHRRIDDPSLEIDESCILVIRGCGPLGWPGSAEVVNMRPPKHLLARGIQSLPTLGDGRQSGTSDSPSILHASPESAAGGGLAYLDTGDMIQVDLNRGLCHVLLSAQEWQQRKASRTLPPVPKSQTPWQEIYRQSVSQIDEGAVFESAVKFYRLSETLPRHNH
- a CDS encoding glycoside hydrolase family 43 protein; its protein translation is MIHNPIIKGFHPDPCICRAGDDYYIATSTFEWFPGVRIFHSRDLKNWKLAAMPLDTVDKLDMKGNPDSGGIWAPALSYADGLFWLLYTDVKVVDAPWKNGRNYLVTAEHIDGPWCDPIPMGNGGFDPSLYHADDGKKFYVYRTWGPRHHSDPINDIVIQEFNPETQSLVSERRTIFSGTELKYTEAPHIYKKDGYFYLLTAEGGTSFEHHVIVARAKEIDGPYTLSPHGPLLSTWHTPNNPLQKAGHGSLVETPDGAWYITYLVSRPLKFHDRPSLAKWGRGACSMGRETAIDRIEWQEGWPRVVGGNFAKQEIPEATHLAEVSDAESEAIFDDFSRESLQGHWQTLRIPFSDRLGSLSERKGYLRLRGRDSLVSLFEQSTVATRWRHHEFVASTKLIFSASNFQQSAGLCCYYNTSNWTYLAIEFDETLKRNCIRVMQVDKQVAHFYLYDDPIVVPNEAESVWMRVNVSGLTYQYSYSFDGQTWCDVPVIFDAWRLSDDYIEGRGFFTGAFVGLHCADISGFGCHADFEEFNYEPK